The following proteins are encoded in a genomic region of Arcobacter cloacae:
- the istB gene encoding IS21-like element helper ATPase IstB — protein sequence MRNKNTTNLRNSGPVNLENGSLKANIESYCKLLSLSSVADNYESAALDAAKAKLSYQDYLYKLLQQQIVDRVDRSVNARIKKAGFKYMATLDEFDFSFQPQIDEKLIRELATLSFLDSATNVLLVGAPGVGKTHLSIALGLEATKQRRRVKFISAEDLTNELIAANHSNTITDYLESMSRIELLIIDEIGYLDLSREVASLFFRLISKRYEKSSTIITSNKEFQEWGQIFNDDVIATAILDRLLHHSHPFLINGPSYRMKDLLPKSKKKQNLENKNNEI from the coding sequence ATGAGAAATAAAAATACTACAAACTTAAGAAACAGTGGACCAGTTAATTTAGAGAATGGTTCACTAAAAGCAAATATAGAGAGTTATTGTAAACTTTTATCTCTTTCATCAGTGGCAGATAATTATGAAAGTGCAGCACTTGATGCTGCTAAAGCAAAACTATCATATCAAGATTATCTGTATAAACTATTGCAACAACAAATAGTTGATAGAGTAGATAGAAGTGTAAATGCTAGAATTAAAAAAGCAGGATTCAAATATATGGCAACTTTGGATGAGTTTGATTTTAGCTTTCAACCTCAAATAGATGAAAAACTAATACGAGAATTAGCAACTCTAAGCTTTTTAGATAGTGCTACAAATGTACTTTTAGTTGGTGCTCCAGGAGTTGGAAAAACTCATCTTTCAATAGCATTAGGACTTGAAGCCACCAAACAAAGAAGAAGAGTAAAATTTATAAGTGCTGAAGATTTAACCAATGAACTAATAGCTGCAAATCACTCTAATACTATAACAGATTATCTTGAAAGTATGAGTAGAATAGAGTTACTAATAATTGATGAAATTGGATACTTAGACCTTTCAAGAGAAGTAGCATCACTTTTTTTTAGACTTATTTCAAAGAGATATGAAAAATCTTCAACAATAATTACATCAAATAAAGAATTTCAAGAATGGGGACAGATATTTAATGATGATGTGATAGCAACAGCAATACTAGATAGACTTTTACATCATTCACATCCATTTTTAATAAATGGTCCAAGTTATAGAATGAAAGATTTATTGCCAAAAAGTAAAAAGAAACAAAATTTAGAGAATAAAAATAACGAAATTTAA
- the istA gene encoding IS21 family transposase: protein MEDWVTIRNLKKKDPNLGTRTIALMLGISRNTVKKALLNDELPLYNRGEKKINEAVEPFIDFIKESFLKKNLKASRILKDIKSKGYRGSQYALYAYIREILKPIANDVSKNSPHAYMRYETKPAEQMQYDWSPYTVTIGENLVKINIHQTILGFSRYKFYDVSLNVSGSDVYTALEESFIFFGGVCERIQVDNATVFITNASKDNLIWNPRFLSLCGLYGIKPTRSMPSHPWSKGKVESPFSYLETHFISGNEFKSFEDLRERLKQFQDEHNLEIHGTTKQISKILFEKEEQSFLKPLPINPITGELKRYVGFKEEFRKANSECLVSYKGNKYSVPHYFASKEVWLRVLYGTTLQIYSSKNKLIATHTISLKKGEVLVNKEHFNGYRKENQFDSIAISISRLIKRFANYINIHKFIENIKVQKRISPAYHLYKIANLFEYYDEADCIMAMEEAISLNIYSFSFIKGTITHQTKPKNEQLNLFNIKLPQANIKRDLGDYKI from the coding sequence ATGGAGGATTGGGTAACTATTCGTAATCTAAAAAAGAAAGATCCAAACTTAGGAACTAGAACAATTGCTTTAATGTTAGGTATTAGTAGAAATACTGTAAAAAAAGCATTATTAAATGATGAATTACCTTTATATAACAGAGGTGAGAAAAAAATAAATGAAGCAGTTGAACCATTTATTGATTTTATCAAAGAGTCATTTTTAAAGAAAAATTTAAAAGCTAGTAGAATTTTAAAAGATATAAAATCAAAAGGATATAGAGGAAGTCAATATGCTTTATATGCTTACATAAGAGAAATTTTAAAACCAATAGCAAACGATGTAAGTAAAAATTCACCTCATGCTTACATGAGATATGAAACAAAACCAGCTGAACAGATGCAATATGATTGGAGTCCATATACAGTTACTATTGGTGAAAATCTTGTAAAAATAAATATACATCAAACAATCTTAGGATTTAGTAGATATAAATTTTATGATGTAAGTTTAAATGTATCAGGAAGTGATGTATATACAGCATTAGAAGAGAGTTTTATCTTCTTTGGAGGAGTTTGTGAAAGAATACAAGTTGATAATGCAACAGTATTTATAACAAATGCTTCTAAAGATAATCTTATTTGGAATCCAAGATTTTTATCATTGTGTGGATTGTATGGAATAAAACCAACAAGAAGTATGCCATCACATCCATGGAGTAAAGGTAAAGTTGAATCACCTTTTAGTTATCTTGAAACACATTTTATTAGTGGTAATGAATTTAAAAGCTTTGAAGATTTAAGAGAACGATTAAAACAATTTCAAGATGAGCATAATTTAGAGATTCATGGCACAACTAAACAAATTTCAAAAATACTCTTTGAAAAAGAGGAACAAAGTTTTTTAAAACCACTACCAATAAATCCAATAACTGGGGAATTAAAACGATATGTTGGATTTAAAGAAGAGTTTAGAAAGGCAAATTCTGAATGTTTAGTCTCTTACAAAGGTAATAAATATTCAGTTCCACATTACTTTGCAAGTAAAGAGGTTTGGTTAAGAGTATTATATGGAACAACTTTGCAAATATACTCAAGTAAAAATAAACTAATAGCAACTCATACAATTAGCCTTAAAAAAGGTGAAGTCCTTGTTAATAAAGAGCATTTCAATGGATATAGAAAAGAAAATCAGTTTGATTCAATTGCAATTTCAATATCAAGACTTATAAAAAGATTTGCTAACTACATAAATATTCATAAATTCATTGAAAATATTAAAGTTCAAAAAAGAATTAGCCCAGCTTATCACCTTTATAAAATAGCAAACTTGTTTGAATACTACGATGAGGCTGATTGTATTATGGCAATGGAAGAAGCAATTAGTTTAAATATTTATAGCTTCTCTTTTATCAAAGGAACAATTACACATCAAACCAAGCCAAAAAATGAACAGTTAAATCTGTTTAATATCAAATTACCCCAAGCAAATATAAAAAGAGATTTAGGAGATTATAAAATATGA
- a CDS encoding radical SAM protein, with the protein MSYSNSIIFGPIPSRRFGISLGIDLSPSKKQCNFDCLYCELEGAKTVDKMDIYPSVEEIIKAIKENFLKHPKIDVITITCNGEPTLYPKLDELVDEINKIKGNTKTLILSNGSTIYKQEVFNTLLKIDIVKLSLDCVSEKCFKKLDRQNSSVEINKIIPAMCEFSKQTKNDLVLEVLFVKDLNDKEEELELLYKSIVSINPKRVDIGTIDRPPAYEVKPVSYEFLEYVANRFQNLNVNIVYKNRPKLIQTYNKEEIISMLKRRPLTIEDIENMFDDDSKIVLDTLFKNKVIQLVNSSGVSFYKYLS; encoded by the coding sequence ATGTCTTACTCTAATTCTATTATTTTTGGACCAATACCTTCAAGAAGATTTGGTATCTCTTTAGGTATTGACTTATCTCCTTCTAAAAAACAGTGCAATTTTGATTGTTTGTATTGTGAATTAGAAGGGGCGAAAACTGTTGATAAAATGGATATTTATCCAAGCGTTGAAGAGATTATAAAAGCTATAAAAGAAAATTTTTTAAAACATCCAAAAATTGATGTTATTACTATTACTTGTAATGGTGAACCTACTTTATATCCAAAACTTGATGAACTAGTTGATGAAATAAATAAAATCAAAGGAAATACAAAAACTCTGATTTTATCAAATGGAAGTACAATATATAAACAAGAAGTTTTTAATACTCTTTTAAAAATAGATATTGTAAAACTTTCATTAGATTGTGTAAGTGAAAAATGTTTCAAAAAGCTTGATAGACAAAATAGTAGTGTTGAAATAAATAAAATTATTCCAGCCATGTGTGAGTTTTCAAAACAGACAAAAAATGATTTAGTTTTAGAAGTCTTATTTGTAAAAGATTTAAATGATAAAGAAGAGGAATTAGAACTATTATATAAATCAATAGTTTCAATTAATCCAAAAAGAGTTGATATAGGAACAATAGATAGACCTCCTGCTTATGAAGTTAAACCTGTAAGTTATGAGTTCTTAGAATATGTTGCAAACAGATTTCAAAATCTAAATGTAAATATTGTGTATAAAAATAGACCAAAATTGATTCAAACATACAATAAAGAAGAGATTATTTCAATGTTAAAAAGAAGACCTTTAACGATTGAAGATATTGAAAATATGTTTGATGATGACTCTAAAATAGTATTAGATACTTTATTTAAAAACAAAGTAATACAACTAGTAAATAGTAGTGGAGTATCTTTTTATAAATATTTGTCATAA
- the hemE gene encoding uroporphyrinogen decarboxylase, which yields MSKIFVDACFRKPTPYTPVWMMRQAGRYLPEYMKVRAQAGNFLNLCHNPTLAAEVTIQPLDIVGVDAAILFSDILVVPNEMGMHLDFIKGEGPIFKDPIKTEADVDALIGGEEAASKLTYVYETIKLLKQQLPEDKALIGFTGAPWTLATYMIEGQGTKTYNLCKKMMYSNPELLHKILRKVTDVVKIYMENQILAGADVVQIFDSWAAAIEPSRYDEFSWKYMVEISEYLKEKYPHIPVIMFPKGVAAFIERGLVYGNFDVFGVDWGTPMALAKEKLGDKYVLQGNMEPCRLYSKEATTMCVEAIQNIMKGEGHIFNLGHGILPDVPVENAIHFVKECQRVSKK from the coding sequence ATGTCAAAAATATTTGTAGATGCATGTTTTAGAAAGCCAACTCCTTATACTCCTGTTTGGATGATGAGACAAGCAGGAAGATACCTTCCTGAATATATGAAAGTTAGAGCACAAGCAGGAAACTTTTTAAATCTTTGTCATAATCCTACACTTGCTGCTGAGGTTACTATTCAGCCTTTAGATATTGTTGGAGTTGATGCAGCTATTTTATTTAGTGATATTTTAGTTGTTCCAAATGAAATGGGAATGCATTTAGATTTCATAAAAGGTGAGGGTCCTATTTTTAAAGATCCAATTAAAACTGAAGCTGATGTTGATGCTTTAATTGGAGGAGAGGAAGCTGCTTCTAAATTAACTTATGTTTATGAAACTATTAAACTTTTAAAACAACAATTACCAGAAGATAAAGCACTTATTGGATTTACAGGTGCTCCTTGGACACTTGCTACATATATGATTGAAGGGCAGGGTACTAAAACTTATAATTTATGTAAAAAAATGATGTATTCAAATCCAGAACTTTTACATAAGATTTTAAGAAAAGTAACAGATGTTGTAAAAATTTATATGGAAAACCAAATCCTAGCTGGAGCTGATGTTGTTCAAATCTTTGATTCATGGGCAGCTGCAATTGAACCTTCTAGATATGATGAATTTTCATGGAAATATATGGTAGAAATTTCAGAATATTTAAAAGAAAAATATCCACATATTCCTGTTATTATGTTCCCAAAAGGTGTTGCTGCATTTATTGAAAGAGGTTTAGTTTATGGAAACTTTGATGTATTTGGAGTAGATTGGGGAACACCAATGGCACTTGCAAAAGAAAAATTAGGGGATAAATATGTTTTACAAGGAAATATGGAACCTTGTAGATTATATTCAAAAGAAGCAACTACCATGTGTGTTGAAGCTATTCAAAACATAATGAAAGGTGAGGGACATATATTTAATTTAGGGCATGGTATTTTACCTGATGTTCCAGTTGAAAATGCTATTCACTTTGTAAAAGAGTGTCAAAGAGTAAGTAAAAAATAA
- a CDS encoding YqhA family protein — protein MLEKLFENGLWKSRFIVILAVIFGFLGAVILFLVASVDIIGVAKFVITNVINGTHPEHFHEDIVAGIIGAVDLYLIAVVMLIFSFGIYELFISKIDAACNEESENCNTILAIHSLDQLKDKIAKVIIMVLIVNYFQRVLHTKYETPLELLYFALAITALAVGLYFLGKVGKK, from the coding sequence ATGTTAGAAAAATTATTTGAAAATGGATTGTGGAAGAGTAGATTTATTGTTATTCTTGCTGTAATTTTTGGATTTTTAGGCGCTGTTATTCTTTTTTTGGTAGCTAGTGTTGATATTATTGGTGTTGCTAAATTTGTTATTACAAATGTGATAAATGGAACACATCCAGAACATTTTCATGAAGATATAGTTGCAGGAATAATAGGTGCAGTTGATTTGTATCTTATTGCTGTCGTTATGTTGATTTTTTCATTTGGAATTTATGAGTTATTTATTTCTAAAATAGATGCCGCTTGTAATGAAGAGAGTGAAAATTGTAATACTATTTTAGCTATTCATTCTTTGGATCAATTAAAAGATAAAATAGCTAAAGTTATCATAATGGTTTTAATTGTAAATTATTTTCAAAGGGTTTTACATACAAAATATGAAACACCTTTGGAGTTACTATATTTTGCTTTAGCAATTACAGCCTTAGCTGTAGGACTTTACTTTTTAGGTAAAGTTGGTAAAAAATAA
- a CDS encoding aspartate-semialdehyde dehydrogenase has translation MRKFNVAVVGATGAVGEELFRVLEEYEFPINKLIPLASSRSAGSKIEYAGKEVTVLELTETVFEENDVEIAFFSAGGSISEKFAKFAVEAGAVVIDNTSHFRMDPKVPLVVPEVNPEDIKLWKETGIIANPNCSTIQMVQSLKPLDELYGIKRVDVSTYQAVSGAGKKGMEELVFQMQAFFAFNLEDAEKSAFPHQIALNVIPQIDVAQDNGFTKEEMKMVKETQKIMHKNIQVAATCVRVPVLRSHSESITVTFNEGVDVDLDAVRDALNNFENVKVIDDLENKKYPMPLIATDTDFTYVGRIKKDIYASNIIHYFNVADQVRVGAATNAVRIGLKWIEMENDI, from the coding sequence ATGAGAAAGTTTAATGTTGCAGTTGTTGGAGCAACTGGTGCAGTTGGTGAAGAGTTATTTAGAGTTTTAGAAGAGTATGAATTCCCAATAAATAAATTAATACCATTAGCTAGTTCAAGAAGTGCTGGTTCAAAAATAGAGTATGCTGGAAAAGAAGTAACTGTTTTAGAATTAACTGAAACAGTTTTTGAAGAAAATGATGTTGAAATCGCTTTTTTTAGTGCTGGTGGTTCAATTTCTGAAAAATTTGCAAAATTTGCAGTTGAAGCAGGGGCTGTTGTAATTGATAATACAAGTCATTTTAGAATGGATCCAAAAGTTCCTTTAGTTGTTCCAGAAGTTAATCCAGAAGATATTAAATTATGGAAAGAGACAGGGATTATTGCAAATCCAAATTGTTCTACTATTCAAATGGTTCAAAGTTTAAAACCACTTGATGAATTGTATGGAATCAAAAGAGTAGATGTTTCAACATATCAAGCTGTTTCAGGAGCTGGTAAAAAAGGTATGGAAGAATTAGTTTTTCAAATGCAAGCATTTTTTGCATTTAACTTAGAAGATGCAGAAAAATCTGCTTTTCCACATCAAATAGCTTTAAATGTAATTCCTCAAATTGATGTTGCACAAGATAATGGATTTACTAAAGAAGAAATGAAAATGGTAAAAGAGACTCAAAAAATTATGCATAAAAACATTCAAGTAGCAGCTACTTGTGTTAGAGTTCCTGTTTTAAGATCTCATAGTGAATCAATTACTGTTACATTTAATGAAGGTGTAGATGTTGATTTAGATGCTGTTAGAGATGCTTTAAATAACTTTGAAAATGTAAAAGTTATTGATGATTTAGAAAATAAAAAATATCCAATGCCATTAATTGCAACTGATACAGATTTTACTTATGTTGGAAGAATTAAAAAAGATATTTATGCTTCAAATATTATTCATTATTTCAATGTTGCTGACCAAGTAAGAGTTGGAGCTGCAACTAATGCTGTAAGAATTGGTCTTAAATGGATTGAGATGGAGAATGACATTTAA
- the gyrA gene encoding DNA gyrase subunit A, producing the protein MENLFENQDIINVNIEDSVKASYLDYSMSVIIGRALPDAKDGLKPVHRRILFAMHDLSITSKSAYKKSARIVGDVIGKYHPHGDTSVYDALVRMAQNFSMRAPLVDGQGNFGSIDGDSAAAMRYTEARMTRIAEEVLRDLDKDTVNFVPNYDDTMKEPSVLPTRVPTLLLNGSEGIAVGMATKIPPHNINELLEAVLYTIDNPDTTADELMQFIKGPDFPTGGTIFGRRGIIDAYNTGRGRVRIRAKHHIETRGKKEIIVLDELPYQVNKARLIELIANLAKDKQIDGISEVRDESDREGIRVVIELKKDAMSEIVLNNLYKSTPMETTFGIILLAVHNKEPKVFNLPQLLNIFLSHRKTVIIRRTIFDLEKAKARAHILEGLKIALDNIDEVVKIIRASANDAEARESLENRFGLSAIQSQAILDMRLGRLTGLQRDKLEAEYAELMLLIAELESILKSEEKLNQIIKEELTEIQEKFSSDRRTEIEDSYDEIDIEDLIPNEPMVVTITHNGYVKRVPIKSYEKQRRGGKGKVAVTTHDDDFIEKFFVSNTHDTLMFVTNMGQLYWLKVYKIPEGSRTAKGKAVVNLINLRPDEKIMEIIPTPDFDESKSLVFFTRNGIIKRTSLSEFSNIRSNGVRAIVLDDLDEIVTAKIADVETQYLMIFTSMGQCIRFEIEKTRDQGRSTRGVRGIKFKHEVDFVVDADVVSSEEQELLTVSEKGIGKRTTVSEYRLTNRAGSGVISMKLSPKTGNVIGEVLVDDTQDLMLLTSIGKMIRVDMQSIRKAGRNTAGVIIVNVDKNDKVVSIAKCPKEDEEIELDENGNIIRYTEDGEILESTTLDVGTTKTPTLMDVIDLEDNLDKEEEE; encoded by the coding sequence ATGGAAAACCTTTTCGAAAATCAAGATATTATAAATGTAAATATTGAAGATTCTGTTAAAGCTTCTTATTTAGATTATTCTATGAGTGTTATTATTGGTCGGGCATTACCTGATGCAAAAGATGGTTTAAAACCAGTGCATAGAAGAATTTTATTTGCAATGCATGATTTGAGTATTACTTCAAAATCAGCTTACAAAAAATCAGCAAGAATTGTTGGAGACGTAATAGGAAAGTATCACCCTCATGGTGATACTTCTGTTTATGATGCCCTTGTAAGAATGGCTCAAAATTTCTCTATGAGAGCACCATTAGTTGATGGACAAGGGAACTTTGGTTCTATTGATGGAGATAGCGCTGCTGCTATGAGGTATACAGAAGCTAGAATGACTAGAATTGCTGAAGAAGTATTAAGAGATTTGGATAAAGATACAGTTAATTTTGTTCCAAATTATGATGATACTATGAAAGAACCTTCAGTTCTTCCAACAAGAGTTCCAACATTACTTTTAAATGGAAGTGAAGGAATTGCTGTTGGTATGGCTACAAAAATTCCTCCTCATAACATAAATGAGTTACTAGAAGCTGTTTTATATACAATAGATAATCCAGATACAACAGCTGATGAATTGATGCAATTTATTAAAGGACCTGATTTCCCAACAGGTGGAACAATCTTTGGAAGACGTGGAATTATAGATGCATATAATACAGGTAGAGGAAGAGTAAGAATAAGAGCTAAACATCATATTGAAACAAGAGGTAAAAAAGAGATAATAGTTCTTGATGAATTACCTTATCAAGTGAATAAAGCAAGATTAATTGAGCTTATTGCAAACTTAGCAAAAGATAAACAAATAGATGGAATTTCAGAAGTTAGAGATGAATCTGATAGAGAAGGTATTAGGGTTGTAATTGAACTTAAAAAAGATGCAATGAGTGAAATAGTTCTAAATAACCTTTATAAATCAACTCCAATGGAGACAACTTTTGGAATTATTTTATTAGCAGTTCATAATAAAGAACCAAAAGTATTTAATTTACCACAGCTATTAAATATTTTCTTATCTCATAGAAAAACTGTAATTATTAGAAGAACTATTTTTGATTTAGAAAAAGCAAAAGCAAGAGCTCATATTTTAGAGGGTTTAAAAATTGCTTTAGATAATATTGATGAAGTTGTAAAAATTATCAGAGCAAGTGCAAATGATGCTGAAGCAAGAGAGAGTTTAGAAAATAGATTTGGATTAAGTGCTATTCAATCTCAAGCAATTTTAGATATGAGACTTGGAAGATTAACAGGTCTTCAAAGAGATAAACTTGAAGCTGAATATGCTGAGCTTATGCTTTTAATTGCTGAATTAGAATCTATTTTAAAATCTGAAGAAAAATTAAATCAAATTATAAAAGAAGAGTTAACAGAGATTCAAGAAAAATTCTCAAGTGATAGAAGAACAGAAATTGAAGACTCTTATGATGAAATAGATATAGAGGATTTAATTCCAAATGAACCAATGGTTGTTACAATTACACATAATGGTTATGTAAAAAGAGTTCCTATTAAGTCTTATGAAAAACAAAGACGTGGTGGAAAAGGTAAAGTTGCCGTAACTACTCACGATGATGACTTTATTGAGAAATTCTTTGTAAGTAATACTCATGATACTTTAATGTTTGTTACAAATATGGGGCAATTATATTGGTTAAAAGTATATAAAATTCCAGAAGGAAGTAGAACTGCAAAAGGTAAAGCAGTTGTTAACTTAATCAACTTAAGACCTGATGAAAAAATCATGGAAATAATTCCAACTCCAGATTTTGATGAATCTAAATCTTTAGTATTCTTCACAAGAAATGGAATTATAAAAAGAACTTCATTAAGTGAATTCTCAAATATCAGAAGTAATGGTGTAAGAGCAATCGTTCTTGATGATTTAGATGAAATTGTAACAGCAAAAATTGCAGATGTTGAAACTCAATATTTAATGATTTTCACAAGTATGGGACAATGTATCAGATTTGAAATCGAAAAAACAAGAGATCAAGGAAGAAGTACAAGAGGTGTTAGAGGTATCAAATTTAAACACGAAGTTGACTTTGTAGTTGATGCAGATGTTGTAAGTAGTGAAGAACAAGAACTTCTGACTGTATCTGAAAAAGGTATTGGAAAAAGAACAACCGTAAGTGAATATAGACTTACAAATAGAGCAGGTTCTGGTGTTATTTCTATGAAATTATCTCCAAAAACAGGAAATGTTATTGGTGAAGTTTTAGTAGATGATACACAAGATTTAATGTTATTAACTTCAATTGGAAAAATGATTAGAGTTGATATGCAATCAATAAGAAAAGCTGGAAGAAATACAGCTGGTGTAATTATTGTAAATGTTGATAAAAATGATAAAGTTGTATCTATTGCAAAATGTCCAAAAGAGGATGAAGAGATAGAACTTGATGAAAATGGAAATATTATAAGATATACAGAAGATGGAGAAATTCTTGAAAGTACAACTTTAGATGTTGGTACAACAAAAACTCCAACTTTAATGGACGTAATAGATTTAGAAGATAATTTAGATAAAGAAGAGGAAGAGTAA
- a CDS encoding YdcH family protein gives MFHEYRDVITELKQKDAHFHKVFEKHNDLDHEIVRLEESHADQFEIEAKKKEKLKLKDEIYSMIVKYKAGN, from the coding sequence ATGTTTCACGAATATAGAGATGTAATTACAGAACTAAAACAAAAGGATGCTCATTTCCATAAAGTTTTTGAAAAACATAATGATTTAGATCATGAAATTGTAAGATTAGAAGAGTCTCATGCAGATCAATTTGAAATTGAAGCAAAGAAAAAAGAGAAATTAAAATTAAAAGATGAAATTTACTCTATGATAGTTAAATATAAAGCAGGAAATTAA
- the argJ gene encoding bifunctional glutamate N-acetyltransferase/amino-acid acetyltransferase ArgJ, translated as MFTILPIKGYIDQIDGFYCDGIHAGLKPNGNNDLGFIYTKEACTVAAVFTENRFQAAPLKHFLQYGENFKTNFVLINSKNANALTGKKGIESINTLFSQLDFGSFELINPVMSSTGVIGNPLPIEKLVAGAKKFDLTAKNGENLSRAIMTTDAYPKTCMYEVKLENGTSFKIGAVAKGAGMINPNLATMLCFICTDADAPYEDIKEALNINKDTTFNAISVDGDTSTNDTVMVLANGKSNAYDKEAFSEVLRLVMHDMAMLMVADGEGAKKVAAFEVINAKDDKQAEIAAKALSNSLLVKTALFGEDPNFGRIASTIGASRIDCDDEKLVISYNDVVVFNKGEICFDAATEAKAAEVLKKDKYKIICDIGLGDGKFTAYGCDLGYKYVEINADYRS; from the coding sequence ATGTTTACTATTTTACCAATAAAAGGTTATATTGATCAAATTGATGGATTTTATTGTGATGGAATTCATGCAGGCTTAAAACCAAATGGAAATAATGATTTAGGATTTATTTATACAAAAGAGGCTTGTACTGTTGCTGCTGTTTTTACAGAAAATAGATTTCAAGCAGCACCTTTAAAACATTTTTTACAATATGGAGAAAATTTTAAAACAAATTTTGTTTTAATAAATTCAAAAAATGCAAATGCTTTAACAGGGAAAAAAGGTATTGAGTCAATAAATACTCTATTTTCTCAACTTGATTTTGGTTCTTTTGAACTTATTAATCCAGTTATGAGTAGTACAGGAGTTATTGGAAATCCATTACCAATTGAAAAATTAGTAGCTGGTGCTAAGAAATTTGATTTAACAGCTAAAAATGGTGAGAATTTATCACGTGCAATTATGACAACTGATGCATATCCTAAAACTTGTATGTATGAAGTGAAACTTGAAAATGGAACTTCATTTAAAATAGGTGCTGTTGCAAAAGGTGCTGGAATGATAAATCCAAATCTTGCAACAATGCTTTGTTTTATCTGTACAGATGCTGATGCTCCTTATGAAGATATAAAAGAGGCTTTAAATATAAATAAAGATACAACTTTTAATGCAATTTCTGTTGATGGAGATACATCTACAAATGATACAGTTATGGTTTTAGCAAATGGAAAATCAAATGCTTATGATAAAGAAGCATTTAGTGAAGTTTTAAGACTTGTAATGCATGACATGGCTATGTTAATGGTAGCAGACGGTGAGGGTGCAAAAAAAGTAGCTGCATTTGAAGTTATTAATGCAAAAGATGATAAACAAGCTGAAATTGCAGCAAAAGCTTTATCAAATTCACTTTTAGTTAAAACTGCACTTTTTGGAGAAGATCCAAATTTTGGAAGAATTGCTTCGACTATTGGAGCTTCAAGAATTGATTGTGATGATGAAAAATTAGTGATTTCATATAATGATGTGGTAGTATTTAATAAAGGTGAAATTTGTTTTGATGCAGCAACTGAAGCAAAAGCAGCTGAAGTACTAAAAAAAGATAAATATAAAATTATTTGTGATATAGGTTTAGGTGATGGAAAATTTACAGCTTATGGTTGTGATTTGGGTTATAAATACGTAGAAATTAATGCAGATTATAGAAGTTAG